The following are from one region of the Stanieria sp. NIES-3757 genome:
- the aroE gene encoding shikimate 5-dehydrogenase — MVLITGTTKLLGIIGDPVEHSLSPVMHNAAIKQMGIDYVYIPFPVKPNNLATAIAGFAAVDLVGFSVTIPHKQAIIPLLSKVTPEAEMIGAVNTVWRTDSGWQGTNTDVIGFVAPLKNLGRDWRKVTPVILGNGGAARAVVVGLIQLGCQEIHVVGRNKDKLAQFYQSWQNNREIITKLKIHYWEGLNALLPAAELLINTTPIGMYPHVKQSPLDAELFKKLSSGAIAYDLIYTPNPTQFLQLAKGKGAVIIDGLEMLVQQGVAALEIWLQQPVPVDVMRQSLQQREFDENF; from the coding sequence ATGGTCTTAATTACAGGCACAACTAAACTGCTCGGAATTATCGGGGATCCAGTTGAACATTCTTTATCACCCGTGATGCACAATGCTGCTATCAAACAAATGGGCATTGATTATGTTTATATTCCTTTTCCAGTTAAACCAAATAATTTGGCAACTGCGATCGCAGGATTTGCAGCCGTGGATCTAGTTGGTTTTAGTGTCACTATTCCTCACAAGCAAGCGATTATACCTTTATTGAGTAAAGTTACTCCTGAAGCGGAAATGATCGGTGCAGTTAATACGGTTTGGCGTACTGACAGTGGTTGGCAAGGAACAAACACCGATGTAATCGGATTTGTCGCCCCGCTCAAGAATTTAGGCAGAGATTGGCGAAAAGTAACACCTGTAATTTTGGGTAATGGTGGTGCAGCTAGAGCAGTAGTTGTAGGACTAATTCAACTGGGCTGTCAAGAAATCCACGTAGTAGGAAGAAATAAAGATAAATTGGCTCAGTTTTATCAAAGTTGGCAAAATAATCGCGAAATTATTACCAAATTAAAAATTCACTATTGGGAAGGATTGAACGCATTACTACCAGCAGCAGAATTATTAATTAATACAACTCCGATTGGAATGTATCCTCACGTTAAACAATCTCCTCTCGATGCCGAATTATTCAAAAAATTGTCATCAGGCGCGATCGCTTATGATTTAATTTATACTCCTAATCCTACCCAATTTCTACAATTGGCAAAAGGAAAAGGTGCAGTAATCATTGATGGTTTAGAAATGTTGGTACAACAGGGTGTAGCAGCGTTAGAAATTTGGTTACAGCAACCTGTTCCCGTTGATGTCATGCGTCAATCTCTACAACAACGTGAGTTCGATGAAAATTTTTAA
- a CDS encoding unnamed protein product — translation MELKSRLDLTEIFCDVDDFYNSFEKHCHDLPQLTASTGEKISSCRMSLSEVMTIVIAFHGSGYRTFKEFYTLQVRPHWKKAFPSLVSYNRFVELMPWSMMLLCCFLQTRKGEVTGISFIDSTPIEVCCPSRSRSHRVFEGLVGWGKNSVGWHYGFKLHLIINDQGELLAFKLTPGNTDDRKPVPDLTQDIIGKLFGDRGYISQELFEKLDEQGLQLITRHKKNMKQKLVKLMDKILLRKRSLIETVNDQLKNISQIEHSRHRSVWNFMVNLFGGLIAYTYLPQKPSLDLEPKGLPALPPALF, via the coding sequence ATGGAATTAAAATCTCGTCTCGATCTTACCGAAATTTTTTGTGATGTAGATGATTTCTACAACAGTTTTGAAAAACACTGTCATGACCTACCTCAATTAACTGCGAGCACTGGCGAAAAAATATCTAGTTGTCGTATGAGTTTGAGTGAAGTGATGACGATTGTGATTGCCTTTCATGGTAGTGGTTATCGAACATTCAAGGAATTCTATACTCTACAAGTGAGACCTCACTGGAAAAAAGCTTTTCCCTCTCTGGTTAGCTACAATCGTTTTGTCGAGCTAATGCCTTGGTCGATGATGCTTTTATGTTGCTTCTTACAGACTAGAAAAGGAGAAGTTACAGGAATTAGCTTCATCGATTCGACTCCGATAGAGGTATGTTGTCCCAGTCGCAGTCGCTCACATCGAGTCTTTGAAGGGCTAGTAGGATGGGGCAAAAATTCTGTGGGTTGGCATTATGGCTTTAAGCTACACCTAATTATTAATGATCAAGGAGAACTACTAGCTTTTAAGTTGACTCCTGGGAATACTGATGACCGTAAACCAGTTCCCGATCTGACTCAAGACATCATTGGCAAGCTCTTTGGCGATCGCGGCTATATTTCTCAAGAACTGTTTGAAAAGCTTGATGAACAAGGACTACAACTGATTACTCGGCACAAAAAGAACATGAAACAGAAGTTGGTCAAACTGATGGACAAAATTTTGTTACGCAAACGCTCCTTGATTGAAACCGTTAACGATCAACTTAAGAATATCTCTCAAATCGAACATTCTCGACATCGAAGTGTTTGGAACTTCATGGTGAATCTCTTTGGAGGGTTGATTGCATACACTTATCTACCCCAAAAACCTTCCCTTGATTTAGAACCCAAAGGATTGCCAGCTCTACCTCCTGCCCTTTTTTGA
- a CDS encoding type 12 methyltransferase gives MTTLTEFNSIKAEAFAEGLLNILNSGAISLMISIGHRTGLFDTMAQLPPSTSQQIAEAAGLQERYVREWLSAMVTSRFVDYNVSSTKSKKGRR, from the coding sequence ATGACAACTCTTACAGAATTCAATTCCATTAAAGCAGAAGCCTTTGCTGAAGGTTTGCTGAATATCCTCAACAGTGGTGCAATCTCTTTGATGATTTCTATAGGTCATCGGACGGGTTTATTTGACACGATGGCACAATTACCGCCTTCAACTAGCCAACAAATTGCCGAAGCAGCAGGTTTGCAAGAACGTTATGTGAGAGAGTGGTTATCCGCGATGGTTACCAGTCGTTTTGTTGATTATAACGTGAGTTCGACGAAATCAAAAAAGGGCAGGAGGTAG
- a CDS encoding transcriptional regulator, AraC family gives MVVEEPISIDFSQDRAKVLGALKQALLQLPQLSSYDTDWDGIYCAYDNYANPGKSREVISPQYNLLIFTENPKPIYAIRQLDGTIKKEAVKPGDVVIIPSEVTHQAEWFNPGGFIILGFDSKVFNSTLFETIDPDRVEIPPNFAQPDPLIYQLGLKLKTELESGGLGSRLYAEAIANLLSVHLLQNYSIQTPQIKNYSDGLPKYKLKQVCEYIDANLDRSLGLNELAQLVQMSPSYFSRLFKQSTGYAPHQYLIRCRVKRARELLLHKKFTIAEVSYQVGFANQGHLNYHFKRITGTTPKAMQKQMSKNSVISHFF, from the coding sequence ATGGTTGTAGAAGAACCAATCTCAATAGATTTTTCTCAAGATCGAGCCAAAGTACTAGGAGCACTTAAACAAGCTTTACTTCAATTACCTCAGCTTTCTAGTTACGATACTGACTGGGATGGGATTTACTGCGCCTATGACAATTATGCAAATCCTGGAAAAAGTCGAGAAGTCATTAGTCCTCAGTATAATCTTCTTATTTTTACTGAAAATCCCAAACCTATTTATGCGATTCGTCAATTAGACGGAACCATTAAAAAAGAAGCAGTTAAACCAGGAGATGTGGTAATTATTCCCTCGGAGGTTACCCACCAAGCAGAGTGGTTCAATCCAGGTGGCTTTATTATCTTGGGTTTTGACTCAAAGGTTTTTAATTCTACTCTTTTTGAGACAATAGATCCAGACCGAGTTGAAATTCCACCTAATTTTGCTCAACCAGATCCCCTAATTTATCAACTGGGATTAAAACTTAAAACAGAATTAGAATCTGGTGGTTTGGGTAGCCGTCTTTATGCAGAGGCGATCGCAAATTTACTTTCAGTGCATCTATTACAAAATTACTCGATTCAAACACCCCAGATCAAAAACTATAGCGATGGTTTACCCAAATATAAACTCAAGCAAGTTTGCGAATACATTGATGCTAATTTAGATCGATCTTTAGGATTAAACGAGCTAGCGCAATTAGTACAAATGAGTCCTAGTTATTTCTCTCGTTTATTTAAACAATCTACAGGTTATGCACCTCATCAGTATTTAATTCGCTGTCGAGTCAAACGTGCTAGAGAATTATTACTTCACAAAAAATTTACTATTGCTGAAGTATCTTATCAAGTTGGTTTTGCTAATCAAGGACATCTTAATTATCACTTTAAAAGAATTACAGGAACAACTCCTAAAGCAATGCAGAAGCAAATGTCTAAAAATTCAGTAATATCTCATTTTTTCTAA
- a CDS encoding rieske 2Fe-2S domain protein: MNLTTIANPLPSINNSSKTILPGAPWLIAHKTMLGINKPYKITFQGKDYVLWQNQQQEIFALNNICPHMQAPLSDGWVCRERNTITCPFHGLEFDGKGRVYREENLNYQAITQPLELIVQDELIWTYGGIKPRLPIPDLIPRITEGFIFLGATGEKSIQADFLKCLKINYDFNHALATHREPFKFRKIEIKDYQENNYYTKLNQEITRADNTLKEIITNPAFLTTPKTLFNQFEYSFPSTTSIITNTDFGQLVQLFILYPETENCTKTFILLYAKPKNIFNKFLLLLLKQYFLNSFNLIFEQDTNMLETLYPTQKPKIRLPREEIMFHAEKLYQQWEL; encoded by the coding sequence ATGAACTTAACTACAATAGCTAATCCTTTGCCAAGCATCAATAATTCTTCTAAAACTATCTTACCTGGTGCGCCCTGGCTAATTGCTCATAAAACGATGTTGGGTATCAATAAGCCTTACAAAATTACTTTTCAGGGTAAAGATTATGTACTCTGGCAAAATCAGCAGCAAGAAATATTTGCTTTAAATAATATTTGTCCTCATATGCAAGCACCTTTATCCGATGGGTGGGTGTGTCGGGAAAGGAATACTATTACCTGTCCTTTTCACGGCTTAGAATTTGATGGCAAAGGCAGAGTTTATCGGGAAGAAAATTTAAATTATCAAGCAATTACTCAACCACTAGAATTAATTGTCCAAGACGAATTAATTTGGACTTATGGCGGTATAAAACCTCGCTTACCTATTCCCGATCTAATCCCTAGAATTACAGAAGGATTTATTTTTTTAGGTGCTACAGGGGAAAAAAGTATTCAGGCAGATTTTTTAAAATGTCTTAAAATTAATTATGATTTTAATCATGCTTTAGCTACTCATCGAGAACCTTTTAAATTTAGAAAAATAGAAATCAAAGATTATCAAGAAAATAACTACTATACTAAACTAAACCAAGAAATTACTAGAGCAGACAATACTCTTAAAGAAATCATCACAAATCCAGCCTTTCTAACTACTCCGAAAACTCTCTTCAATCAATTTGAATATTCTTTTCCTTCTACGACGAGCATCATCACTAATACTGATTTTGGTCAGCTTGTACAATTATTTATTCTCTATCCTGAAACAGAAAACTGCACTAAAACTTTTATTTTGCTTTACGCCAAACCCAAAAATATATTCAATAAATTTTTATTATTGTTGTTGAAACAATACTTTCTTAACTCTTTCAACTTAATATTTGAACAAGATACTAATATGCTAGAAACACTTTATCCAACACAAAAACCAAAAATTCGCTTACCCAGAGAAGAAATTATGTTTCACGCGGAGAAATTATATCAGCAATGGGAATTATAA
- a CDS encoding integral membrane sensor signal transduction histidine kinase — translation MNKLSLGARLFLSHLIVMIVGLASFVLIAKVSSPRMFILRLEQLEKRGIFTVHSARTYLVENFHNAWNRGAFWSLIVGGSTAGGLSYLASKRIMRPLKQMKEITYNFAAGNLDQRMPESEIPELNQLGVSFNSMASSIEDVEKRRRELISDLTHELRTPLTVVRGYLEELADGRVEPSPEIYSRLVRETRRLERLIHDLQELSKAEAGYLSIHAKKVNLRPLLVSLVDRFADQLLEEGPVLKLDCPAELPLVLTDLDRTEQILVNLLGNAIRYTEQGSITVKVWKDNRQLWIAVIDTGVGIAQEDLPFVFERFWRADRSRASYSGGTGIGLAITRRLVELQGGKIEVESEVGKGSTFRFCLPIS, via the coding sequence ATGAACAAACTCAGCCTAGGAGCGCGCTTATTTTTGTCCCATTTAATCGTAATGATTGTGGGTTTAGCTAGCTTCGTTCTCATTGCTAAAGTTTCTTCGCCCAGAATGTTTATCTTACGTCTCGAACAACTAGAAAAAAGAGGAATCTTCACTGTCCATTCCGCTCGTACTTATTTAGTAGAAAACTTTCATAATGCTTGGAATCGTGGTGCTTTTTGGTCATTAATTGTTGGGGGTTCTACTGCTGGAGGATTAAGCTATTTAGCCTCCAAACGAATTATGCGCCCCCTCAAACAAATGAAAGAGATTACCTACAACTTTGCAGCAGGTAACCTCGATCAAAGAATGCCAGAAAGTGAGATACCTGAATTAAATCAGCTTGGGGTTAGTTTCAATTCGATGGCTAGCAGCATTGAAGATGTAGAAAAACGCCGACGGGAACTAATTAGCGATTTGACTCATGAATTACGTACCCCTCTCACAGTAGTAAGGGGTTATCTAGAAGAATTAGCCGATGGCAGAGTTGAACCTTCACCAGAAATCTATTCACGATTAGTTAGAGAAACAAGGAGATTAGAGCGATTAATCCACGATTTACAAGAACTTTCTAAAGCAGAGGCTGGTTATTTATCAATTCATGCTAAAAAAGTTAATTTACGACCTTTATTAGTATCTTTAGTAGATCGATTTGCCGATCAACTTTTAGAAGAAGGACCAGTTTTAAAATTGGATTGTCCAGCCGAATTACCACTTGTTTTAACCGATCTTGACCGAACCGAGCAAATTTTGGTGAATTTACTTGGTAATGCGATTAGATATACTGAACAAGGATCGATAACAGTCAAGGTTTGGAAAGATAATCGTCAACTATGGATTGCAGTGATCGACACAGGAGTTGGTATTGCTCAAGAAGATTTACCCTTTGTTTTTGAACGGTTTTGGCGTGCCGATCGCTCTCGCGCTAGTTATTCTGGTGGCACAGGTATAGGACTCGCTATTACTCGTCGTTTAGTAGAATTACAAGGAGGCAAAATTGAAGTAGAAAGTGAAGTGGGAAAAGGAAGTACTTTTCGTTTTTGTCTTCCCATTTCTTAG
- the fabG gene encoding 3-oxoacyl-[acyl-carrier protein] reductase, with protein MERLPENLQHLKDRVALITGASRGIGKATALALATEGAKVVVNYASSSNAADEVVKEITETGGEAIALQADVSQVEQVDNLIKQTLDKFGRIDILVNNAGITRDTLLLRMKPEEWQAVIDLNLTGVFLCTRAVSKIMLKQKAGRIINITSVAGQMGNPGQANYSAAKAGVIGFTKTVAKELATRGVTVNAVAPGFIETDMTNALKSDDIIKFIPLGRYGKPAEIAGMIRFLAADPAAAYITGQVFNVDGGMVMA; from the coding sequence ATGGAAAGGTTGCCAGAAAATTTACAGCATTTAAAAGATCGAGTTGCACTGATTACAGGTGCATCGCGAGGAATTGGCAAAGCAACTGCTTTAGCTTTAGCTACTGAAGGAGCAAAAGTCGTCGTGAACTATGCTAGTTCTAGTAATGCTGCTGATGAAGTAGTAAAAGAGATTACTGAAACTGGAGGTGAAGCGATCGCTCTGCAAGCTGATGTTTCTCAAGTAGAACAAGTAGATAATCTTATTAAGCAAACTTTAGATAAGTTTGGACGCATTGATATTTTGGTGAACAATGCAGGTATTACCAGAGATACTCTTCTGTTGCGGATGAAACCTGAAGAATGGCAAGCGGTAATCGATCTCAATCTAACTGGGGTTTTTCTTTGTACTCGTGCTGTCAGTAAAATTATGCTGAAACAAAAGGCAGGTAGAATTATCAATATTACTTCTGTAGCAGGACAAATGGGTAATCCTGGTCAAGCTAATTATAGTGCAGCTAAAGCAGGAGTGATTGGTTTTACCAAAACTGTTGCCAAAGAGTTAGCCACTCGTGGAGTTACAGTTAATGCTGTTGCACCAGGGTTTATTGAAACTGATATGACCAACGCTCTCAAATCCGATGATATTATTAAATTTATTCCCCTTGGTCGTTATGGAAAACCAGCAGAAATTGCAGGGATGATTCGTTTCTTAGCAGCCGATCCTGCTGCTGCTTATATTACGGGACAAGTTTTTAATGTGGATGGTGGGATGGTAATGGCTTAA
- a CDS encoding dTDP-4-dehydrorhamnose reductase has protein sequence MNKLLITGASGFLGWNIYQLAKNQWQVYGTCYSHYNLYSQENIVKIDLTNLTALKNLFKTIDPSAVIHTAAASKPNFCQTNPIESYEINVTASMNLAHLCAEYQIPCIFTSTDLVFDGKNPPYSESDPVSPISYYGEQKVAAEQKMLEIYPATAVCRMPLMFGMPSPTANSFIQGLIDNLQAGKELNLFTDEFRTPVSGTRAAQGLLLALEQKVSGLLHLGGKERISRYEFGWLLAQTMGFSTDLIKPCRQKDVVMAAPRSPDTSLNSSKAFALGYQPASLKEQLSYFSSSN, from the coding sequence ATGAACAAACTATTAATTACGGGAGCAAGTGGTTTTTTAGGTTGGAATATTTATCAACTGGCAAAAAATCAATGGCAAGTTTATGGTACTTGTTATAGCCATTATAATTTATATTCTCAAGAGAACATCGTCAAAATCGATCTCACTAATTTGACTGCTCTCAAAAACTTATTTAAAACAATCGATCCTAGTGCAGTTATTCATACCGCAGCAGCTTCTAAACCAAATTTTTGTCAAACTAATCCGATTGAATCTTATGAAATTAACGTTACTGCTTCAATGAACTTGGCGCATCTATGTGCTGAATATCAAATTCCTTGTATTTTTACTTCTACAGATTTAGTTTTTGATGGTAAAAATCCACCTTATTCAGAAAGCGATCCTGTTTCTCCTATTTCTTATTATGGAGAACAAAAAGTAGCAGCCGAACAAAAAATGCTCGAAATTTATCCTGCTACGGCAGTTTGTCGAATGCCTTTGATGTTTGGGATGCCTTCTCCTACAGCCAATAGTTTTATTCAAGGTTTGATTGACAATCTCCAAGCTGGCAAGGAATTAAATTTATTTACCGATGAATTTCGTACTCCTGTAAGCGGTACTAGGGCTGCACAAGGATTATTGCTTGCGCTAGAGCAAAAAGTTTCAGGATTGTTGCATCTGGGAGGAAAAGAAAGAATCTCGCGTTACGAATTTGGTTGGTTACTTGCCCAAACAATGGGATTTTCGACTGATTTAATTAAACCTTGTCGCCAAAAAGATGTGGTGATGGCTGCACCGCGATCGCCTGATACTTCTCTAAATAGTAGTAAAGCTTTTGCCCTTGGTTATCAACCAGCTTCCCTTAAAGAGCAATTATCCTATTTCTCAAGCTCAAACTAA
- a CDS encoding response regulator receiver protein, with protein sequence MPTHKILVIDDSKVIRMRVKDMLPVGNFEVIEAKDGLEGYNLIRSENPNLIMLDFLLPKMSGWEVYQEIQKQQHLRNIPLVLMSGRKEEVTDKLPEPFEYFAFVEKPFDQKQLVDAIREAMMKAKKQPQYVDSSDQTATGVTNADTVSMAAEIESLKAQVKKMELEMEQLKKQVNQLINYIRQKVK encoded by the coding sequence GTGCCTACTCACAAAATTTTGGTAATTGATGACAGTAAAGTTATTAGAATGCGTGTCAAAGATATGTTACCTGTGGGTAACTTTGAAGTCATTGAAGCCAAAGATGGTTTAGAGGGATATAACTTAATTCGTTCAGAAAATCCCAACCTAATTATGTTAGATTTCCTGTTACCAAAAATGAGTGGGTGGGAAGTTTACCAAGAAATCCAAAAACAACAACATTTAAGAAATATTCCTCTAGTTTTAATGTCTGGACGCAAAGAAGAAGTCACAGACAAACTTCCTGAACCTTTTGAATATTTTGCCTTTGTAGAAAAGCCTTTCGATCAAAAACAGCTTGTCGATGCCATTCGAGAGGCGATGATGAAGGCGAAAAAACAGCCTCAATATGTCGATTCATCAGATCAGACAGCAACAGGGGTCACCAATGCCGATACTGTGTCTATGGCTGCCGAAATTGAATCGCTCAAAGCTCAGGTCAAGAAAATGGAGCTAGAAATGGAACAATTGAAAAAACAAGTCAATCAGTTGATAAACTATATCCGACAAAAAGTAAAGTAA
- a CDS encoding lipoic acid synthetase: MDRIQDIHGIKPELPKDKITLPKWLKRPIGKASDISTVQRIIKQRSIHTICEEGRCPNRGECYANKTATFLLMGPTCTRACAFCQVDKGHSPMSLDPEEPVKVAEAVSLLGLRYVVLTSVARDDLPDGGASWFVKVMNAIRENNPETQIEVLTPDFWSGKEAIASQQERIATVVAAKPACYNHNLETVQRLQAPVRRGAKYDRSLDVLRLVKECDRTIPTKSGLMLGLGETEAEIIETMQDLRSVGCDRLTIGQYMRPSLEHLPIQKYWTPAEFEHLGEIARSLGFSHVRSAPLVRSSYHAGEEDNQQ, encoded by the coding sequence ATGGATCGCATTCAAGACATTCATGGGATTAAACCAGAGTTACCTAAAGACAAAATTACCTTACCAAAATGGCTGAAACGCCCAATTGGTAAAGCAAGTGATATTTCTACTGTACAACGAATCATCAAACAAAGAAGTATTCATACTATTTGTGAAGAAGGAAGATGTCCTAATCGAGGGGAATGTTATGCCAATAAAACAGCAACTTTTTTGTTGATGGGTCCAACTTGTACTCGCGCTTGTGCTTTTTGTCAGGTAGATAAGGGTCACTCACCGATGAGTTTAGACCCAGAAGAACCAGTTAAAGTAGCTGAAGCTGTAAGTTTGCTTGGCTTACGTTATGTTGTTCTTACTTCGGTTGCTAGAGATGACTTGCCTGATGGTGGTGCAAGTTGGTTTGTTAAAGTTATGAACGCTATCCGAGAAAACAATCCTGAAACTCAGATTGAAGTTTTAACTCCTGATTTTTGGAGTGGTAAAGAAGCGATCGCTAGTCAACAGGAAAGAATTGCTACAGTCGTAGCAGCTAAACCAGCTTGTTATAACCACAATCTCGAAACAGTTCAACGCTTACAAGCACCAGTGAGAAGAGGAGCTAAATATGACCGCTCTCTTGATGTGTTACGTCTAGTTAAAGAATGCGATCGCACTATACCAACTAAATCAGGTTTAATGTTGGGACTGGGGGAAACAGAAGCAGAAATTATTGAAACCATGCAAGATTTACGTTCCGTTGGATGCGATCGCTTGACGATTGGTCAGTATATGCGTCCTTCTTTAGAACATTTACCGATACAAAAATATTGGACTCCAGCCGAATTTGAGCATTTGGGCGAAATTGCTCGTTCTCTTGGCTTTTCTCACGTGCGTTCTGCCCCTTTGGTAAGAAGTTCTTATCATGCAGGAGAAGAAGACAATCAACAGTGA